One genomic region from Fictibacillus marinisediminis encodes:
- a CDS encoding ATP-binding protein encodes MKFLRLPIRWKIIILSFGIVLFSLLIGGIIIIGKIVDMREEELGKRAMITARTVAQLPEVQKKIQKKDGAAIINPIVEKIRVINSTDYIVVLNMHHVRYSHPVYRLIGTRSAGKDEEPAFADHTYISKAKGELGVAVRAFMPVKNEQLEQVGVIIVGNILPGYLEILQSLKAQAALIIILTLFFGLLGSWMLARHIKQQMFELEPHEIVRMYEESTAAFHAMHEGVIAVDVKDNITIFNEKAKSIFRVEGNLTGKPIREVIPDTRLPEIIEFGKPVYNQEINVSGKIIMSNRIPIKVNHSVIGAVAIFQDRTEVAKMAEELTGVKAFVEALRIQNHEHLNKLHTIAGLIQLEKRERALQYVFDISEQQENLTRFVTKNINNDSIAGLLLSKVSRGKELKINVLIDSKSHLEELPYLLNEHDFVMILGNLIENSIHALNDSNTPEQQIDISIEQDSEICAVLVEDNGPGIPEHLMPYIFDKGVTTKGEKGLGLGLFLVKEIIDKGKGDINLSSYPNGGTSFYITFPMNGRRQP; translated from the coding sequence ATGAAATTTTTAAGATTACCCATCCGCTGGAAAATCATCATTTTATCGTTCGGAATTGTTCTTTTTTCCCTTTTGATCGGAGGCATTATCATAATTGGTAAAATTGTGGATATGAGGGAAGAGGAACTTGGCAAACGTGCAATGATTACTGCCCGAACAGTGGCTCAGCTTCCTGAAGTACAGAAGAAGATCCAAAAGAAAGATGGAGCTGCGATCATCAATCCCATTGTGGAAAAAATAAGAGTGATAAATAGTACAGATTACATCGTCGTTTTAAACATGCATCATGTCAGATACTCTCATCCTGTATATAGACTTATTGGAACAAGATCAGCAGGCAAAGATGAAGAACCGGCGTTTGCAGACCATACCTACATATCAAAAGCAAAAGGAGAGCTGGGAGTTGCTGTACGTGCTTTTATGCCTGTTAAAAATGAACAGCTTGAACAAGTTGGTGTCATTATCGTTGGAAACATACTTCCGGGTTATCTTGAAATCCTGCAAAGCTTGAAAGCACAGGCCGCTCTTATAATAATATTAACCCTGTTCTTCGGCCTGCTTGGTTCCTGGATGCTGGCAAGGCACATTAAACAGCAGATGTTTGAGCTTGAGCCGCATGAAATTGTGCGGATGTATGAAGAAAGTACAGCCGCTTTTCATGCTATGCATGAAGGAGTAATTGCTGTAGATGTAAAAGATAACATCACCATATTCAATGAAAAAGCAAAATCGATATTTCGAGTGGAAGGGAATCTGACCGGCAAACCGATACGCGAGGTGATCCCGGACACCAGGCTTCCTGAAATTATTGAGTTTGGAAAACCCGTGTACAACCAAGAGATTAATGTGAGCGGCAAAATCATTATGAGCAATCGAATTCCAATAAAAGTCAATCATTCCGTCATCGGAGCTGTAGCGATCTTTCAGGACCGGACAGAGGTTGCAAAAATGGCGGAAGAACTAACGGGGGTAAAGGCATTCGTAGAGGCACTCCGTATTCAAAATCACGAGCATTTGAACAAGCTTCATACGATAGCCGGACTCATTCAGCTGGAAAAGCGTGAACGAGCGCTTCAGTATGTTTTTGATATCTCGGAGCAACAGGAGAATCTGACGAGATTCGTTACAAAAAATATTAACAACGACAGTATTGCAGGTCTTCTTTTAAGCAAAGTGAGCAGGGGAAAAGAATTGAAAATCAACGTCTTGATCGACAGCAAGAGCCATTTGGAAGAACTTCCTTACCTGCTCAATGAACACGACTTTGTAATGATCCTCGGGAACCTCATAGAAAATTCCATACATGCCTTAAATGATTCAAATACTCCTGAACAACAAATTGATATCAGTATTGAACAAGACAGTGAAATTTGTGCTGTCCTGGTCGAAGACAATGGTCCAGGAATCCCTGAACATCTGATGCCTTACATTTTTGACAAAGGAGTCACTACGAAAGGTGAAAAAGGACTGGGACTTGGTTTATTTTTAGTTAAAGAGATTATAGATAAGGGAAAAGGGGACATTAACCTATCTTCCTATCCAAATGGAGGGACGAGTTTTTACATCACGTTCCCAATGAACGGGAGGAGACAGCCATGA
- a CDS encoding UDP-N-acetylmuramoyl-L-alanyl-D-glutamate--2,6-diaminopimelate ligase, with protein sequence MLMDELLKGIKFAQPESHDPSMLIQGIQFNSRKIRPGDLFVAINGFSADGHRYINQAIANGAAAVVGEQNVNGLNVPYYQTSDSRKALARLASNFYGHPSKNHIMIGVTGTNGKTTTAYLLKHIIEQSGMTCSMIGTVNNMINNQAIQSKNTTPDPLELQSLLAESRDEVVIMEVSSHGIEQQRVEGILFDYTLFTNLGNDHLDYHESLEAYFNVKARLFKRMKSQGTAIIASHNEWGKKLQNKLSESGNNVLTFGKQSEDEMQLLNVCTEYFPTIKVRLGETTDFLQVPLPGMHNVWNTLGALLTVQKMGISLKKAASYLSTFNGVPGRFETFSHPAGATFIVDYAHTEDAIEYCYQTAERENAERIIHILGFRGKRDLSKRRDIVALCSDVCSQLILTFDDLNGVPSDRMVEELQKLNEDFADGSAEIIPDRTQAIQHAWEKAENGDWVFITGKGQETYKQSFKLPASTDKQTIQFLKTSKDMVTS encoded by the coding sequence ATGTTAATGGACGAACTATTAAAAGGGATTAAATTTGCACAACCTGAAAGCCATGACCCATCAATGCTGATTCAAGGGATTCAATTCAATTCCCGCAAAATCAGGCCAGGGGATTTATTTGTAGCAATTAACGGGTTTAGCGCTGATGGGCATCGCTATATTAATCAAGCGATTGCCAATGGGGCAGCTGCGGTGGTCGGAGAACAAAATGTAAATGGGTTAAACGTTCCATATTATCAGACCTCCGACTCAAGGAAAGCGTTAGCGAGGCTGGCAAGCAACTTTTATGGCCACCCATCTAAAAATCATATAATGATCGGAGTAACTGGAACGAACGGAAAGACGACAACAGCTTATTTATTAAAACATATCATTGAGCAGTCAGGCATGACATGCTCAATGATCGGCACAGTAAACAACATGATAAATAATCAGGCCATACAGTCCAAAAATACCACTCCAGATCCTCTTGAATTACAATCACTTCTTGCAGAAAGCCGTGACGAAGTCGTTATTATGGAAGTTTCTTCACATGGAATTGAGCAGCAACGGGTGGAAGGCATATTATTTGATTATACTCTTTTTACAAATTTGGGGAATGATCATCTTGATTATCACGAAAGCCTAGAAGCTTATTTTAATGTGAAAGCTCGACTGTTCAAACGAATGAAGAGCCAAGGAACAGCAATTATTGCTTCACATAATGAATGGGGAAAGAAGCTGCAAAACAAGTTGTCCGAATCTGGGAATAATGTGCTTACATTCGGCAAACAGAGCGAGGACGAGATGCAGCTCTTGAACGTATGTACTGAGTATTTTCCAACCATTAAAGTCAGACTGGGTGAAACAACAGATTTTCTCCAGGTTCCATTGCCTGGTATGCATAATGTATGGAACACGCTAGGCGCGCTGTTAACTGTTCAAAAAATGGGGATTTCTTTGAAGAAAGCTGCCTCCTATCTATCGACGTTTAATGGAGTCCCGGGACGTTTTGAAACGTTCAGCCATCCTGCGGGAGCGACCTTCATTGTTGATTATGCCCATACGGAAGACGCTATTGAATACTGTTACCAGACGGCCGAACGTGAAAATGCCGAACGGATCATTCATATTCTTGGTTTTAGAGGCAAAAGGGATCTTTCCAAGAGAAGAGATATTGTTGCGCTTTGTTCAGATGTCTGCTCACAATTGATTTTAACTTTTGATGATCTAAATGGTGTTCCCTCAGACCGTATGGTGGAAGAACTACAAAAATTGAACGAAGATTTTGCGGACGGAAGTGCCGAGATCATACCTGATAGAACACAGGCGATTCAGCACGCCTGGGAAAAAGCTGAAAACGGCGACTGGGTTTTCATTACAGGTAAAGGTCAGGAAACCTACAAACAATCCTTTAAATTGCCAGCTTCCACAGATAAACAGACCATTCAATTCTTGAAAACGTCAAAAGATATGGTTACCAGTTAA
- the odhB gene encoding 2-oxoglutarate dehydrogenase complex dihydrolipoyllysine-residue succinyltransferase — protein sequence MIEIKVPELAESISEGTIAQWLKNVGDNVKKGDNIVELETDKVNIEISADYDGIIQEVLREEGDTVEVGDVIAVLKETGDASSEAPAASENKQETVQPAVEAPAAAQNKQPEEVKETEQRKETDRPLASPAARKLARELGIDLSKVEARDPLGRVRPKDVKAASEKPASQPEQKAPKAPEKKGSNAPKPADVSGKPVERIKLSRRRQTIAKRLVEVQQTAAMLTTFNEVDMTAINDIRKRRKDAFLQQNDVKLGYMSFFTKAVVGALKQFPLLNAEIQGDEVLLKKFYDIGIAVGAEEGLVVPVVRDADKLSFAGIEKEILSLGKKARDNKLTLSELQGGTFTITNGGIFGSLMSTPILNAPQVGILGMHGIKMRPIAIDAERMENRPMMYIALSYDHRIVDGREAVSFLAKVKEMLEDPESLLLQG from the coding sequence GTGATTGAAATTAAAGTACCAGAACTAGCAGAATCCATCTCCGAGGGCACGATCGCCCAATGGCTAAAAAATGTAGGTGACAACGTTAAAAAAGGCGATAACATTGTCGAACTTGAAACGGATAAAGTCAACATTGAAATCAGTGCGGACTATGATGGCATTATTCAAGAAGTTCTTCGTGAAGAAGGCGATACGGTAGAAGTTGGCGATGTTATCGCTGTACTAAAAGAAACAGGGGATGCATCAAGTGAAGCTCCAGCTGCATCTGAAAACAAACAAGAAACTGTACAGCCAGCTGTTGAAGCTCCGGCAGCTGCACAAAACAAGCAGCCTGAAGAAGTAAAAGAAACAGAGCAAAGAAAAGAAACAGACCGTCCATTAGCTTCACCTGCAGCACGCAAGCTTGCTCGTGAACTTGGAATCGATCTTTCAAAAGTGGAAGCACGCGATCCTCTTGGACGAGTACGCCCTAAGGATGTAAAAGCAGCTTCTGAAAAACCGGCAAGTCAGCCTGAACAAAAGGCACCAAAAGCTCCGGAGAAAAAAGGATCCAATGCTCCAAAACCGGCTGACGTGTCAGGGAAACCAGTTGAACGCATCAAACTTTCCCGCCGCCGCCAAACGATTGCAAAACGCCTCGTAGAAGTACAGCAAACAGCAGCGATGCTTACAACCTTCAACGAAGTGGACATGACGGCGATCAACGATATCCGCAAACGAAGAAAAGATGCTTTCTTGCAGCAGAATGACGTGAAACTCGGATACATGTCTTTCTTTACAAAAGCGGTTGTAGGTGCTTTAAAACAATTCCCTCTTCTCAATGCTGAGATTCAAGGTGATGAAGTACTTCTTAAGAAGTTCTATGACATCGGAATTGCAGTAGGAGCTGAGGAAGGACTAGTTGTCCCTGTTGTAAGAGATGCTGACAAGCTTAGCTTTGCTGGTATCGAAAAAGAAATCCTCTCTCTTGGTAAAAAAGCGCGAGACAACAAACTTACACTTTCTGAGCTGCAAGGCGGTACGTTCACGATTACCAACGGAGGAATTTTTGGTTCCTTAATGTCTACACCGATCCTAAATGCTCCTCAAGTTGGGATCCTTGGAATGCACGGCATCAAAATGCGTCCTATTGCTATTGATGCAGAAAGAATGGAAAATCGTCCGATGATGTACATTGCACTTTCATATGACCACCGTATCGTTGACGGACGTGAAGCAGTAAGCTTCCTTGCGAAGGTTAAAGAAATGCTGGAAGACCCAGAGTCATTATTATTACAAGGTTAA
- a CDS encoding DctP family TRAP transporter solute-binding subunit has translation MKQIIGILIFLVTGLLLSFYIGFHFNSKEQDLAFDDEQSGIRKQIVIKFSHVVAENTPKGLAAQKFADLVDQKSNHRVKVEVFPNGSLYSDKEELEALKDGRVQMIAPATSKLEGVSSKWQVLDLPFAFPTETAINDGLNGDIGKSLLASLNSQNIKGLGFWVNGLKQITNKSHAVIHPNDFKGEKFRIMSSNVLKKQFELLGGQSKPMDFNETYRNLESGNVSGEENTISNIYSKKYYRVQDYMTISNHGFLGYALLMNEDYWHSLPAKARLIIQDSIIETVKWNQDHYRSMNKEQLSLIKKESNIQIHELTSKEKKEWIEKLNPIYKQYEPIAGKKLISEIRNIQRKYEKQLFR, from the coding sequence ATGAAACAAATCATTGGAATTTTAATTTTTCTCGTCACAGGCTTATTGCTTTCTTTTTATATAGGCTTTCATTTTAATAGCAAAGAACAGGACCTGGCTTTTGATGATGAACAATCTGGCATTCGAAAACAGATTGTGATCAAATTCAGCCATGTGGTTGCAGAGAACACACCTAAAGGATTGGCGGCGCAAAAATTTGCTGATCTAGTGGATCAAAAATCAAATCACAGAGTGAAGGTGGAGGTATTTCCTAACGGAAGTCTATATTCCGATAAAGAAGAATTGGAGGCATTGAAGGACGGCAGGGTACAAATGATAGCCCCTGCTACATCAAAGCTGGAAGGTGTTTCATCAAAATGGCAGGTTCTTGATTTGCCGTTTGCTTTTCCTACAGAAACAGCGATCAATGATGGGCTGAACGGAGACATAGGGAAATCATTGCTTGCATCCCTTAACAGCCAAAACATAAAAGGCCTTGGTTTTTGGGTGAACGGTTTAAAGCAAATCACCAATAAAAGCCATGCGGTTATTCACCCAAATGATTTTAAGGGTGAAAAGTTCCGTATTATGTCCAGCAATGTACTGAAAAAACAGTTTGAGCTTCTTGGCGGCCAGAGTAAACCGATGGATTTTAATGAAACCTATAGAAATTTGGAATCCGGGAATGTTAGTGGGGAAGAAAATACGATCTCTAACATCTATTCAAAAAAATACTATCGAGTTCAAGATTACATGACGATCAGCAACCATGGTTTTTTAGGGTATGCCCTATTAATGAATGAGGATTATTGGCACAGCCTTCCTGCTAAGGCCAGGCTGATCATACAAGATTCCATAATTGAAACGGTCAAGTGGAACCAGGACCACTATCGATCCATGAATAAAGAGCAGCTGAGTCTTATAAAAAAAGAATCAAATATTCAAATCCACGAACTGACTTCAAAGGAAAAAAAGGAATGGATTGAAAAGTTGAATCCTATCTATAAACAATATGAACCGATAGCAGGCAAAAAATTAATCTCCGAAATAAGAAACATCCAAAGAAAATATGAAAAACAATTATTCCGATAG
- a CDS encoding DUF6501 family protein, giving the protein MIHQSWEDKATIKTVTCIHTNAAKYMVDRVLTEGKTYEVKNETEEFYFVVDNSGRVGGFYKEYFQEKQ; this is encoded by the coding sequence ATGATCCACCAATCATGGGAAGACAAAGCAACGATCAAAACGGTTACATGTATCCATACAAATGCAGCAAAGTATATGGTAGACCGAGTGCTGACCGAGGGAAAAACGTACGAAGTAAAGAACGAAACAGAAGAATTCTATTTTGTAGTTGATAACTCGGGCAGAGTCGGAGGATTTTATAAGGAGTACTTTCAAGAAAAACAATAA
- a CDS encoding D-glycero-alpha-D-manno-heptose-1,7-bisphosphate 7-phosphatase, whose translation MTKAVFIDRDGVINEVMTSRVKHVNHPSNFYFLKGALEGLRELTEMGFHLFVVTNQGGVGLGFLQEKTLKKIHDKMVLEVENAGGVIKDIAYCCHKPKEGCSCRKPSPGMILDLADRYDIDLTKSYMIGDRETDIEAGRKAGVTTIKIGGEIGKADFLAIHLLEAADHIRSREKK comes from the coding sequence ATGACTAAAGCTGTATTTATTGACAGGGACGGTGTGATTAATGAAGTTATGACGTCAAGAGTCAAACATGTTAATCATCCCAGCAACTTTTATTTTCTAAAGGGCGCTCTTGAAGGATTAAGAGAACTGACCGAAATGGGGTTTCATTTATTTGTTGTAACGAATCAAGGGGGAGTTGGGCTTGGATTCCTCCAGGAAAAAACGCTAAAGAAAATTCACGATAAAATGGTGTTAGAAGTGGAAAATGCAGGTGGTGTGATAAAAGATATCGCTTATTGCTGCCACAAGCCGAAAGAAGGATGCTCCTGCAGAAAACCCAGCCCTGGAATGATATTGGACCTGGCAGATCGGTACGATATTGATCTCACGAAGAGTTATATGATCGGGGATCGCGAAACAGATATTGAAGCAGGAAGGAAAGCCGGTGTCACCACTATAAAAATTGGCGGGGAAATAGGAAAAGCTGATTTCTTGGCAATCCATCTGTTAGAAGCAGCCGATCATATCCGATCTCGTGAAAAAAAGTAA
- a CDS encoding DUF2584 domain-containing protein: MGMPLELNTMIVTKNKEIRLESSNFYKLIKEGYRLYPIDIPLEIRKTKETKPVAIAKICELKWKDGDTEITYELIDLNTVN; this comes from the coding sequence ATGGGGATGCCATTAGAATTGAATACTATGATTGTTACAAAGAACAAAGAAATCCGTTTGGAGTCGTCCAATTTTTATAAGCTAATTAAAGAAGGATATCGGCTATATCCTATCGATATCCCCCTGGAGATTCGAAAAACAAAGGAAACAAAGCCTGTAGCTATCGCTAAAATTTGTGAACTGAAATGGAAAGACGGAGATACAGAAATCACATATGAATTAATCGACCTAAATACTGTGAATTAA
- a CDS encoding dicarboxylate/amino acid:cation symporter — MKPLFKNLTFQVIIAIILGITLGLLWPEAGKNMKPLGDTFINAVKMVIAPIIFLTIVLGIAKMGDMKKVGKVGGKAFIYFEVVTTFALIIGLIVVNVIKPGAGLDFNKLQKGDVSQFTSGGAEGGINWVDFVTHIVPQNMVDAFAKGDILQVLFFSILFGVGLTALGGKGKPVIDFFDKLLQIFFNVVGYIMKAAPIGAFGAMAFTIGNFGLSSLLPLGKLMISVYMTMILFVVLVLNIICKMYGFSLWKYLKYIKDEILIVLGTSSSESVLPRMMNKMERFGCSKSVVGLVIPTGYSFNLDGTSIYLSMAVVFLAQVFNIDLSLSQQITIIAILMLTSKGAAAVTGGGFIVLASTLSAMHVIPVEGLALLLGVDRFMSEARAIINLIGNGIATIVVSKSENEFDEKKSEEAFLELKSRGRTA, encoded by the coding sequence ATGAAACCCTTGTTTAAGAATTTAACCTTCCAAGTCATTATTGCTATTATTCTCGGTATCACTTTGGGGCTGCTATGGCCTGAAGCCGGAAAGAACATGAAGCCATTGGGTGATACGTTCATCAACGCTGTTAAAATGGTCATTGCTCCTATTATTTTTCTCACCATTGTTCTAGGTATCGCCAAAATGGGGGATATGAAAAAAGTAGGCAAGGTTGGCGGTAAAGCCTTTATTTATTTTGAAGTCGTCACTACATTTGCTCTGATCATTGGTTTAATCGTTGTCAATGTCATTAAACCTGGAGCGGGGCTGGACTTTAACAAGCTGCAAAAAGGAGATGTTTCTCAATTTACTTCCGGTGGTGCGGAAGGAGGAATCAACTGGGTAGATTTCGTTACCCATATTGTACCCCAGAATATGGTCGACGCGTTCGCGAAGGGAGATATCCTTCAAGTCCTCTTTTTCTCTATATTGTTTGGAGTCGGATTAACGGCTCTGGGAGGAAAAGGGAAACCAGTGATTGATTTTTTTGATAAGCTTTTACAGATCTTTTTTAATGTCGTCGGTTATATCATGAAAGCTGCGCCGATAGGGGCCTTTGGAGCGATGGCTTTCACCATTGGAAACTTCGGCCTTTCATCATTGCTGCCATTAGGAAAGCTGATGATTTCCGTCTATATGACGATGATCTTATTCGTAGTCCTCGTGTTGAACATCATCTGTAAAATGTATGGTTTCAGTTTATGGAAATACTTAAAGTACATAAAGGACGAAATTCTAATTGTACTTGGAACGAGTTCCTCCGAATCTGTCCTTCCCAGGATGATGAACAAGATGGAGCGTTTCGGCTGTTCCAAGTCAGTAGTCGGACTGGTGATCCCTACAGGCTACTCTTTTAATCTGGACGGTACTTCCATCTATCTTTCAATGGCCGTGGTATTCCTGGCTCAAGTTTTTAATATCGACTTAAGCCTTTCACAGCAAATTACCATCATTGCCATCCTTATGTTAACGTCAAAAGGTGCCGCGGCTGTAACAGGCGGCGGTTTTATCGTACTTGCCTCAACACTTTCAGCCATGCATGTTATCCCTGTAGAAGGACTGGCTTTACTGCTTGGGGTTGACCGCTTCATGAGTGAAGCCCGGGCGATCATCAATTTGATCGGAAACGGGATCGCAACTATCGTTGTATCAAAGAGTGAGAATGAATTTGATGAGAAAAAAAGTGAAGAAGCCTTTCTTGAACTTAAATCTCGGGGAAGAACGGCGTAA
- a CDS encoding response regulator, translated as MKRKKISVVLIEDDPMVQEVNKAFIEKVSGFEVTGSAANGVEGVKKIQELQPDLVILDIFMPKQDGLETLYQIRKNKEKVDVIIISAAKDRDTIQTLLQQGAMDYIIKPFKFDRIKQALERYKDYYTQFCSDGEMSQKEVDTVLSGIHNEHQNQEQKEIPKGLNQLTLKQIITYLQEQSYGKSSEEVAEGVGIARVTARRYLEYLEKSGEIILDMQYGGVGRPVNRYLMKKF; from the coding sequence ATGAAAAGAAAAAAGATTTCTGTTGTTTTAATCGAAGACGATCCGATGGTGCAGGAAGTAAATAAAGCATTTATTGAAAAAGTCAGCGGCTTTGAAGTGACCGGCAGTGCTGCTAACGGAGTGGAGGGGGTAAAAAAAATTCAGGAACTACAGCCGGACCTTGTCATTCTTGATATCTTCATGCCCAAACAAGATGGTCTCGAAACACTCTATCAGATACGGAAAAATAAAGAGAAAGTAGATGTTATTATTATATCTGCAGCCAAGGATAGGGACACGATACAGACGTTGCTTCAACAGGGTGCGATGGATTATATCATCAAACCGTTTAAGTTTGATAGAATTAAGCAAGCTTTGGAAAGATATAAAGACTATTACACACAATTTTGTTCGGACGGTGAAATGTCTCAAAAAGAAGTGGATACTGTATTATCAGGTATACATAATGAACATCAAAATCAAGAACAAAAAGAGATTCCTAAAGGGTTGAATCAGCTCACCCTGAAACAGATCATCACCTATCTACAAGAGCAATCGTATGGCAAATCTTCCGAAGAAGTAGCTGAAGGGGTCGGGATTGCCCGTGTGACAGCCAGAAGATATCTTGAGTATTTAGAAAAAAGTGGAGAAATCATACTGGATATGCAGTATGGAGGGGTGGGGAGACCAGTTAATCGATATCTCATGAAGAAATTCTAA
- the recQ gene encoding DNA helicase RecQ, whose protein sequence is MFNLAQQILERHFGYSSFRPGQEQVIKSIFQHKNTLGIMPTGGGKSICYQVPAMLLNGVTLVISPLISLMKDQVDSLENAGIPSTYINSSLSDEDIQDRIQQAANGAYQLIYVAPERLESMAFRRLIGKMNISMIAIDEAHCISQWGHDFRPSYLRIKDMLASLHPRPVIVALTATATKEVTKDICRLLDIQPENTFVTGFARNNLTFSIIKDEVKREYLLRYVKKNSSNSGIIYASTRNEVDQLHSFLKKTGFTVSKYHAGLSEEERRESQNQFIFDDTAIMVATNAFGMGINKTNVRYVIHYNLPRNLEAYYQEAGRAGRDGEPSECILFFSARDVQLQKFLIEQGTMDEARKGNEYKKLQFMTDYCHTEQCLQGFIVEYFGDEESADCGKCGNCTDQREQTDITTQAQMVFSCVKRMNQRFGKTAVAQVLNGSKTKRIQELGLTTLTTYGLMKNRPQKEIMQLIDYLTAEGLLQLSDSQYPVLMLAPRALFVLKGEEKVFRKEKRKSITSFTENNELFEHLRNLRKELADQENVPPYVVFADSALKEMSEKVPGNEEEMLEIKGVGKVKFDRYGQIFLDTLKEFTASATAAAEMESSSDSPKKDSHLDTYALFQENQPITDIAKTRNLSVQTVENHLLRCAEEGIPLNWERIIPADQEAMVLNAIDHLGSEKLKPLKEELGEEVSYFTIKAVIQKNKRQLVHK, encoded by the coding sequence ATGTTTAATTTAGCTCAACAAATTTTAGAAAGACATTTTGGCTATTCTTCATTTCGGCCAGGACAAGAACAAGTGATCAAGAGCATCTTCCAGCATAAGAATACATTGGGGATCATGCCTACAGGGGGAGGAAAATCCATTTGCTATCAGGTTCCTGCAATGCTGCTCAATGGAGTGACCCTGGTTATCTCTCCCCTTATTTCGTTGATGAAGGATCAGGTAGATTCCCTTGAGAATGCTGGAATTCCTTCTACATATATTAATAGTTCACTATCTGACGAAGACATTCAGGACAGGATACAACAAGCGGCAAACGGTGCCTATCAGTTGATTTATGTTGCGCCTGAACGGCTGGAGTCCATGGCATTCAGACGTCTCATAGGAAAAATGAATATATCCATGATCGCCATCGATGAGGCGCATTGTATTTCTCAATGGGGCCATGACTTCCGTCCAAGTTATTTGCGTATCAAAGATATGCTGGCTTCACTTCATCCGCGGCCTGTAATCGTCGCCTTGACGGCTACAGCCACCAAGGAAGTAACAAAAGATATCTGCCGGCTGTTAGACATTCAGCCAGAAAACACGTTTGTTACGGGTTTTGCACGGAATAATTTAACGTTTTCTATTATTAAAGATGAAGTTAAACGTGAATACCTGCTTCGATATGTAAAGAAAAACAGTTCAAATTCTGGCATTATATATGCTTCGACTAGAAATGAAGTCGATCAGCTTCATAGTTTTTTAAAGAAAACTGGTTTTACTGTTTCAAAATATCATGCCGGCCTTTCCGAAGAGGAAAGACGGGAATCACAAAATCAATTTATTTTTGATGATACGGCAATCATGGTAGCTACAAATGCTTTTGGAATGGGGATCAATAAAACGAATGTCCGCTATGTCATTCATTACAATCTTCCCCGCAATCTTGAAGCCTATTATCAGGAAGCGGGGCGTGCGGGCAGAGACGGTGAACCAAGTGAGTGTATTCTATTCTTCTCCGCACGGGATGTCCAGCTTCAGAAATTTTTAATAGAACAAGGAACGATGGATGAAGCAAGGAAAGGAAATGAATACAAAAAGCTTCAGTTTATGACAGACTATTGCCATACTGAACAATGCCTGCAGGGTTTTATTGTCGAGTACTTTGGAGATGAGGAATCCGCTGATTGCGGGAAATGCGGAAATTGTACCGACCAGCGTGAGCAAACGGACATTACCACTCAAGCGCAAATGGTTTTCTCCTGTGTGAAACGCATGAATCAGCGGTTTGGAAAAACAGCAGTCGCACAAGTGCTGAACGGATCGAAAACAAAGCGAATACAAGAGCTGGGGCTTACCACTCTAACGACGTATGGATTAATGAAAAACCGGCCTCAAAAAGAAATTATGCAGCTTATTGATTATCTGACAGCGGAAGGCCTCCTTCAGTTATCCGATAGCCAGTACCCTGTCCTTATGCTGGCACCCAGAGCACTGTTTGTGTTAAAGGGAGAAGAAAAGGTTTTTCGAAAAGAGAAACGGAAATCGATTACCAGCTTTACTGAAAATAACGAGCTCTTTGAACATCTGAGGAACTTGCGTAAGGAACTGGCAGATCAGGAAAACGTACCTCCATATGTCGTTTTTGCGGATAGTGCCCTAAAGGAAATGAGCGAAAAAGTTCCGGGTAATGAAGAAGAAATGCTGGAGATTAAAGGCGTCGGAAAAGTGAAATTTGACCGTTATGGCCAGATTTTCCTGGACACACTTAAGGAATTCACTGCTTCAGCAACTGCTGCAGCGGAAATGGAGAGTTCATCAGATTCTCCAAAAAAGGACAGCCATTTGGATACTTACGCACTCTTTCAAGAAAATCAGCCTATTACTGATATCGCCAAAACGCGGAATCTTTCGGTGCAAACAGTAGAAAACCATCTTCTCCGTTGTGCAGAGGAAGGAATACCGCTAAACTGGGAAAGAATTATCCCGGCTGACCAAGAAGCCATGGTCTTAAACGCTATTGATCATCTTGGAAGTGAAAAGTTGAAACCATTGAAGGAAGAACTTGGGGAAGAAGTTTCCTATTTTACAATAAAAGCGGTCATTCAAAAAAATAAAAGACAGCTGGTTCATAAGTAG